Below is a genomic region from Acomys russatus chromosome 3, mAcoRus1.1, whole genome shotgun sequence.
cacacacacaaacacacacatcaagagcaaaacaggaataaaaccccaaaataatCAGTACATGAGCTAACTACAGAAAGATGATGCATTATCCAGAGAAGGAAGAGCAACATTCAACCGTTACTATTTAAGAATCCTAGGTTTGGGTTTAAATGACCCACAAAGGCTCATGCTCCAAAGCCTTTGTCCCCAGAGAGTGACTACGGAGTGAGAACCAGATGGTCAGGAGGTGGAGACTAATGGGAGGGAAGTTACATACTGGAAAGGATGCTCCCCTGAAGGACATATTGACCTGCAgccccttcctgtttctctcttttgcttcctgacCGCTGTGAGGTGGGCAAGCCTCCACCATGCATTTCTGCCATGCTGTCctgcaccaccacaacctggaCTAGACCAAGTGACCCAGAAGGAAACTTCAGGATCCAACAGCCTAGATAACCACTTCCTGCTTTAAGGTGACTATGTCAGATAGTTTGTTACTCTAATGGGAAGAAGACTAATACATCACAACTAGACTTTAATCATTTAATATGGTCATGAATTTTATCTAAAGAAACAGCACAATCAattataaataagagaaaacattttcataaagCAGACTGGAATATTATCATGGTGGTGTGAATGGGACCACAGGCAGATACTTCCTCTCAGATAACAGCATGGCCACAGAAGCACACATGCTCAAAGGTTCATGATGGGTCCCAGCCTTCTAACCCACCACAGAGCAGAAAGCTCAAGAGCACATACAGGCACAGGACTGGGGTGGAGCTATACAGCCTCATAGCCCATCAGAGGGAAGGGAAATCCCAAGTTACATTACTACTTATGGGGGCCATATGGACAGATCTCCATATATGTTTGTGATGCACTAACAGTGTGAAAACCCATCATAAAGCAGATAATGTTTTCAACACTTTACAAGTTGGGGGCCTTTTGCGTAGACCCTTATggatttgtttgtcttttttttttcgagTTTGTGCAGTTCTAATAATCTACcagtattattttaataagtaattGGGGCATCTGGGAAGATTTTAATTACAGTtgaacaaaaaacacaaaaatcttcTACAGGCCATGTATATTTATAGACTAAATTTCCcaataaagaaaaatcacttttccAAACTCTTTAAGAATACTGCTAATAAAAAAGGCAATGGGAAGTTTACCATTGATAAACTCCAAAATGCATTAAATTATATCTTAAATGGATTGGACAAATTACACTCATATCGACTTTAGTTCAAGTGATACTCTAAGTAAGATTTACTTCTTATTCGCTCTTTGTCATTATTCAAAAGCTATGAATACTACTAGTTAATAACAATTAATTGAACAATAGTTTAAGTGGtcttatttgaaatttaaaaaaagatatataagtTTGTATATTCTTTTTACTCTTTTCAGGCTCCATAAATGGATTATAATACATTACCGGCTcagtttttacttttcctttaagTTAGAGGAACATTTAGTTTCTACTATGAGGGAGAAACAAAGGTTTTATGAGAAATTTCCAGAAGTGGTAAGAGTCTCCAACAGAATTCAAAATCACACAGGCAGTAAAcactatttatttctatattgacTACATGAAATTTAACCTTTCATTCAGAAATATAAGTCTCAAAATGTTTTCGGTgctttcctgattttctttttcctggactCTGATGACTCCCAGCCACCACACTGGATATACAGTCTCTACCACTTATCCATGAGCTGCATATTCATGATTATCACTTTGTAGGCAGTTTCTTCACTGCATGGACTTTTGGATACTGGTCCTtacctcatttattttaaatagcatttcCCTGGTGCTTCCTCTGTCAAACGCTTGATTCCACTTTCCTTTGAAGTATAAGGCGTTGACCAGAATGAGCCTGGTCTCTCGATCAACTGAGTCACCTGACAACAGCTCGGGAATTTTTCCTTTGGAGAAAGCAAAGATTTCATTCAGGTTCCTTAATACACATGTGAGACATAAAGCAATAGGACATCTGGGTAGATCCAATCATGATGTTATGAAATTTGCTGAATGTGggtaaacactttaaaaagtaaatcaaaacaaaactccattgTCCATGTTTGACTAGAGGTCATGAACCCTGAAGAACATCGCCACGCTGAGGATGATGAGAGACTTTTATGTCTCTCAAGGAAGCAGGttgagtaaaagaagaaaaacagttccTGGGTGGGAAGACCAGGAAatgtgggagagaagagaggggagtaGGATTATCCTCCGGGGTGGGAAGTCCTGGTTGTCATCTGTATTGGTTGTGGAATGAGCTAAGAGACATGTCTGGCCGGTCTGTGAGGTCATTACCCAGAAGAAGTAAGTAATGGAGAGGAATCGCCTCAGAGTGGGCAACACCTTGGGCTGATTGATCTAAAGGTAAGAGAGAGAAGCAATACTGCTtttgtctgcctgcctcagaCGTTGTTGCTGAGTGCACTGTACAAGCACTGCCAATTTTACCTGACAATTGATCTACCCATCATGAGGACGAAGACTATTGGCTCTGCAGAATCCTCTAGGCCTTGCATGCCAGACTAAGACTGCTGAGGTGTCCACTGCATAGACTGAGCAACTCCCACATTCTTGGTCCCTCCACACAAGGATGGACAAAAGCTGAGTGCTCAGCTTATACTGTGTGTGTCCATCTATTTAAACTCATctataatatgtttttattctgttcctctagaggacccGACTAGCAAACTAATGTTAAATTTAGCGTCTACTCTAGCACTCCACGTTCATGGCCAGTTCTATCCTCCTACAACATGGCAGAGACTCAAAGTCAGAAAGCGTTTCATGGAGGAGGTCTTCCTAGTCTACACTCTGGAGTGCTGTCCATCCCTGGAAGATGTAATGCAGGTAAGAAGATAGATTCCCTTCTTCCCTGTTAACAGCCGTCCTTTCCCTGATCAAGACGTTCCTTGCTAATTCACAATATCAAGTGTTCCAAAGAGGTAAGattccaaagaaatgaaaaaaaaaaataattgatgtCTGAAAGAAAAGTGTTCTTCCAGTACAGACTTTAAGCAGAAAATGGAATGTACCTAGTGATAGGAAGGCACCTGAATGGTTAAATACCAATCCATTGTCTCAGTGATCTGAAAGACCAAGGCTGCAAGATGTCAGCTCTGACTAAAAACAAGTAAGGTTCAACTGCAAATGGGAGGCTCTTTAGGTCGGTGTAACTGACAGCCTGACAGAGTGTCTTCATTGGAGATCAAGTCTAGGTTCATGAAACAGAAGTAACAGAGCTGAAACGGGATgtgtggaggtagagacagaagtcCTCTTCAGAGCTAAATGGACTGAAGCAATacaggatggaggaagaagcagataCAGGCAGGTAGTCGGGGAGGTCTACCCAGGGGTCTCCATCTCAGAGATGGCAGTGTTACATGGCCTGTGAACACTGCAGGACACCTGTGTCTTCTAAGGAAACTGCTTGACTTGAAATCAGGCCCATGAGTTCTCAGGACATTTACATCAGCCTCTCTGTCCTAGAGAAATACAGCAACATCTCTGTCTTTAAAATCTCATTGTCTGAGTAGAACCTCAATGAATTAACTGAGTTCTAAATTCTACCAGGTGGACTTGCTAGTGTGCATCACTTTGACTCTGTGAAATAACAGTGAGATTAGTCCAtggtgagaagaaataaaaattaatagaatgaggaggggaggaagaagaggggcagGGATGGCAAGGACAAGACTGTGGGGTGTGAGTAACTTGAGATTCTGACCTTCAGTTTGTTTGGAGAcccatgtgtttatgtgtttcctGGACTCCTCTGCAGCTGTGACAAAGGAGAGCTGCTCCATCTCTGAGTGATAGAACTGAAGACAGGACTCCTTAAAGGCctttggagagaaaaatatttaggaaggtaaatttcaaataaatgtcaGCAAGTGCGTCAGTATTCTGAACTCTATatcattataaaaaaaactatagtGAGGATAGATATCACTTTAAACTGCAATTATCTTCATATACTGGGTCTTTCCAGTGGAAAGGAccaacataaatgaataaaaataaaaatagatttaaaatctTTTAGATACCATTATACAACTGCTGTCTTGGAGGAAGGTTACATAGGTGAGTCTCTCATATGtacccaggctggcttagaactcaccaCCCTTCTGGCCCAGTCTTCTACAAGCTTGTGTTAAAGATATATACCCTGTTACTTGATAGTCATAATCCTTACTCTTCTCAAGTTCTCTAGGGTCCTTCTCCTGCCATCTACAGCATCCAGTATTTGAGTAAAATTGTTTCATTGTACTGGTACAACGTACTTACTGGGAGCAATTCCAAAGTCCTCTCTGCAAAGAGCCTGTTGGCAATTCTAAGGGTGTACTTTCTGCCTGGCTTGTTCAGATGACTGAGAAGTGACTCGAAGCCCTGGTGAATGTCTTTCACTGGGTTTAAACAAAGTGcctgtggggggggcggggaaggaacATTATCAGCTCAGCGAAGAATCATTTTGTTTCAAAAGGAAGTTTATAGGTAAAGACAGTAAAGaccctgaggatctgagttggaTTCCCACTAAGCACATAAAAAGATGGGCCCACtctgtgcctgtaatcccatttTAGGAGGGACTGACAAGAGGAAAACACCTAGCATTGACTCCTTCCTTCTTCATAAAGAGACACCCAAgggtgcttgcatgcatgcaagtgagcaggcacacacatacataattaacaTTGGTTAGGCCATAAAGACTAATTATGAAGAAGCCTCTTCTGAGCATTAATCTTCTTGTGTTCATGGTCTGAGTTTGAAACGATTAAGATGAGCAGTTGTACCTGAGAGGATCTTCATGAGAAAAAATTTCTGGCAAAACAAAGAGTAACAGTGACACCTTACCACCATGGAACTATATGCCGAGTGTTTTTTTCTCAGGCAAATGCCTTTTTTCTACCCTGTAATCCACACTTCAACTCCCTGTCCAGATGTCAGAGACCCATCCCTTGGAATATTCTCAGGAGGGTTGTTAAAATAACCCACCTAATGCCCAGTCAGGATTGGACTAGCTAACCATGTTGTATCCCTTTCAACACCTTAGCTGATGCAAGGAAGGTTGGACAAAATGCAGAATAGGAATTATGTTTCCTTGTCCTCTCATGATTACAAAGTCTGTTGCTCTTAAAATAACATAGAGCAGGCAGGGCTTGAAGGcaacagctttaatctcagcatttggcaagcagaggcaggtagacatctgtgagttcaaggccagcctgatctacaaattgagtccaggagaGGAAAGGCTGTAGGAAGGAATCCTGTCTCGAATaacaaaaaatagacaaataaaaacaagataggTCACAGCAACTTGTGTTTCAAATAATTACAACATCTTCCTTGTTCTTACATTGGTGAACTTGGGACTGAACCTAAGTTATAGCCATATTAACCTCCCTCCATCgtttataaatctttttttatggAAAGTAATTTGCACAGACTAATCTTGGAGTTGGGATCCTCCTAGATCAGTCTCCTTGGAAGCTAAAATTAAAGGCCTGTTCTACCCAGCCTAGCATGTGATTACTATGAACCAATGTTATATGAAATATGGACAAAATTTTGAGTGTGCCCCCCAAGTCATAACTCAGGAAATCTCATTTCCAGGAATCAAGTGTTAATGGAGGAgactctgtcttccttcctctttagCTTCTGATCCCTGAACCAGTGTGTGCATACTACTACTGTGCCTTCTCAGAAGCTCTTATTCATGCAAAAACAGGTGTAGGGGTGACACACAACTTACCTGAGATATCTGGGCAGCAGTCTCTCCCTTTGCCCCCAAGAGGACCATAGCTAGAGCAGAGGAGATGCTCACAGgagaaaaacatacatttttggAAGGGTCATGTTGACAGAGCATCTTCAACAGTTGGATGGCAAAGGTGCCATTGGCTTCACTCACAGTGCTCATGATGCAGACTCTGGAGGCAAAGAAGAAATGGTACTCAACACAGAGCTGATGGTTCATTGATCAGATACAGGGAAATCTGGGACTGTAGTCTGGTTCTCATTTCAAAgctcataaatattttcaattagaTTTCAAAAATTCATTCTAGGTCACAGTGCTTCCACTTTTAAGGCTATCAGCTAAGTGTGGTCATGGCAGCAGGCCATACTAGCTTCACTCTCATTAGCACAGATAGAAGGAAAGATCATCGGGATCCCCTACACAGGACACAGTTGAGGGGTGTGCTCTAGTCTCGTTCCATACACAGCAGCTCCTCTCTTCTGAGGATAGTTGACTGTCGGATAAagagaaggatggatggaagaggAGTCAAGGAAGCAAACAGCCATGGCCTCCAGGTCCTGTGGGCTGGCTGCATCAACTCTGCATTCCTGACTCTGCCTGGGAAGAATGCTCCTGAGCTATGGATGAGGCATTAGATAATGTCCTCCACCTTTGCCAGCTACTAAGCCTCTGAGATGCTGGATAAGTCCCAGACACAGGCTGGGTTATCAATTGTGCTGTGCGTTAGGCAGCATTCCCCTGCAGTGGCTGGTTGGGGGCCTTGCATCATCCAAAGGAAGCCAGGCTGCTTTTCCCTTGAGCATGTCTCACCTCCCAGAGGAATGGACAGCTTGTCCCAGTCCAAGTGACTGCTCCTGTCACCTTAACCCAGTTCTGAGTCACTGTGCATCCCATGACTGTGCTCTCACTGTCAGATGACATTTGGCATACAACGTGTGTTCCAGAGTTCTCCCTACGGTGCTAAGATGCAGATGAATTAGCCCAGAAAACTTCGGATCACACCATCACATTCTTCTTCCCATTTCCTGACAGAGGGACACAGCCTCCTGAAGTGTACCTAGATCCTTTGACTCCTCCATTTAAATCCCTCTCCTAGGTTCTTGAGGAAAGTTTGGGCTGACTTATGTAAATGACTTACATTTTGGTTGGTCCTCTCAGCTGACCAGCTTACTGCCCCTACATTCTTGCCcattcttttgtcattttcaatTTCCATGTGAATACTTGAAAACCTGTTCTTTCATCTTAGAATGCCATtacctcctccctgtctctgagATCCAATTCCTCAGCTTTCCCACCTTCATTGGGATAGGAGAGCCTCAGGGCCTCTGCTGTCCTCCCCTAGTGCAGCTGCCCCACTCAGGTCTGCTTTCCACTCCTAAGTGTCATCCTTTCTCTTAACAATTGTCTCCCCCATTCTTCCTGCTCTGGAGCTCTGTGAAGGCAAGGGAGATGCCTGACACCCTAATTTAAAGGACAGGGAGCATGCGGAAATAAGAGGCTTTTTGTCAGTAAGGAGTGAGTTACTTTGTACATGGAAATGAACAATGCTCAAGTTTGGACTAGACACGGAAGATCATTCATGGGCCCAGAAGTAAAAGAGATAAAAAATTTTCCAAGATCTGAAAAGACAAGGTGAGGCAGTCAAATTACCTAAGTGTTAGAGCATTAGGTGATGTGTGAAAGATACCAGTAGATAAACGATGCTGGTGCAGAAATCACCCATAATGCTGCCGCACCAAGTCCTGCCGGAGAAGGAGCCAACACAGCTTAGGCATCAGCCCTAGGAACAGCCTGTGTGACACTGGCCTGCTGAGGTTTCTGGAttagtttccttttaaaatgcacAACAGACACCACATCCCATCTGACCCTTTTCCTAACTGCAGTCCTGAATGTCCCTTCTGGACTCAGTGTGTACCTTCTATACATGGCTTCAGGGGATCTCCCAACCCCAACCTGAACTAGCCACACTTACCTCTAAATTCAAGGGTCCACTATGTAGCATTTACTGCCTGGCTGCCTCCAGGAGCTCAGTAGTGCTGCCTTCCAGACTCTGCTGGCCTTATATTCACTCCCTACAGGGTGGGGACCTCTTGTTTCATGCCTCTGGTCATGGGAGGGGAGATAAGCCTCCTCAAGCCCTGGCTTTTGTAGGAAAAGTATGGGTTGGGGTTGGCGACAAATTGAGCCCTTAGAAATTGTGAAGATATAAAGAGCTTTTGCTAAATGCCAAGGGAGAATGTTTGCAGAATTTTAATAATGTTCTGAGGGATGAGACAGGGTTGGAGGTGACAATTATTGAAATCTATTTTCCCATACCCATTCTCTTTTCCTGACAAGCAGTAATCCAAACTATTTTCTGTGTCACTCCCTTCCCACACACCAGCTAATAGAATTGTTTGAAAATGAACATTATGGTCATGTGTGCATTCTCCTTTTGGTCTTCTGATATTCACAAGCCTCAGTAACTGGTGCACAGGTAACAGACTTGCTACACAAATCCATCTGCAGTAGTAGAATTCTTTTCAGGGATTTAAAACTCAAGTTAAACCATAATTCTTGATTTTGCAACTGAAAGGAATTTCAGGAGGGATCAGTTGGACCAGAGCTGGATTTATTGAAAAGCCAACACATGTATATAGAAAAACCAGTCATATACAATTGGAGGCCATGTAGGAAAAGACAATGAGACACACCTCGGCATGCAAGGAAGAGCCTGGCTCAGTGTCTTGGAAGTAGCTACCCATTTGAATCTGGTGGCTCTCAATTTTTACATGTTACAGAGTTTCTGAGAAACACTCATTCCCCTGCATAATGTCTTGTATATTATAGCTGTTTAGTTGTGTTAGGGCAAGTGTTTAACACTATAGTGAACGAAGCAATCTGAGACCAAGACACACAAGCAGAACTTCATCATAGAAATAAGAACATTAGAAAGACCTCACACACAGGAAATTCTCACACTGTCTACAGGACTACTCACACAGTTCTTCTGGGGAATATCAAGGTTTCATTTTGCTGTTCCTGAGAGCTCACTCAATGTCAAACTGTCTGTGGATTTCACTCTACTTGCTCTCCATTGTGGCTAATGGATGGCCTTTTTTCACCAACCTCTTCCTGCATGGAACTTTGCTGTGGTGCACTTTGTCTTCTCCAGGgtgttctcctttttcttcttggctCTGATGTCCATAAAAGGATGTTCACACCAATGTCTTCTAACCCCTGACCCAGCAGGAAGTCACAGCAGATGCAGAAATATTGTTCAggttgtgtctttctttctcatcttgctTGAGGAAAGGTTTGGCTTGCTTATGTGCAGCATCTGCTTCCCCAGTCACTGTCTGCTCTCCACCAGCAGAAGGGGACGTCAACCTCCTGTCCCTTTAGGTTTCTCTATTTCCTCTGCTCTGACCAACAACCAGTGCGATCATCTCCTGTCTTAACTTATGTTTTTTGGGCCACTTTTCACTTTGGTCCCACATGACTGAAACAGTTGGcccattgttttcttcctttctgtccttgTGTCCTCTGACACAGAGACTtctttctgctctgcttttccttcttcctcaccctGCTCACCTCAGTCTCTTCCCTGTTATCCTCTTCTTACAAAAagccatgtgatttttttttcttggctaaaATGCTCTGGCCTTATCTGCCCTGCACCCCTGTAGTCCCCAGTTAGTTTTCTATCTGTAGTGTGTTAGGACATAGAATGGATCTGCACTTTAGGACACTACCTGTCATGAGAGCACAGATTACACAGCAATACTCCTATCTATCGACTTTATTTTCCTAAAGAAAGTTACTGTCATCATCTTCACTGTACTTCCTGCTTGATGGCACCTGGTCCTCAACCTACTCCCACCTTAAGAGCTGTTTGGAGTCAAATTCTACCATACATTGGCTGCTTAGGCTTGAAACCCTCAGGACTACAGCAGCTGCCCCTCGTGCCAaaactctcatttttatttttcataaataagtGTGGCTTTTGTGGTGCCTTGCGTAGATATTATACTCTGGTAAGATAAAAGGATGGGTTAGATGGTTGGTAGCTCATCCCTTGCACTGTTAATAGGATGTCCTTGAGGATCCCAGGAAGCTGCAGGTCTACATCTGGGAAAGGAGAAGGACCAGGGACGCTTAGGCTGTTGGTAAGAATGCTGCTTTCCCAGTCTTTTTTTGAAACTGTTCAGCATACATTGGTATTGTGTTCACATCACCAACCTTCAAAGACAGGATGAACTGGGACGGCAGGAGCCTTCATCAGACTCAGGGGTGCAgggcttcttcccttcctttctgcaATCTCCTtaactttcttggtttttcgtTGCTTTCTCAAGAGAGTATTTGTCAGACTTTTACTCCTTTGCCTGAATAAAGATATAGGAACAAGGttatctataatttttttctctttgtcagCAATAGATTTTTCTAGGTTTCATCTACTGTTAATGTTACTATGGACATGTATGTATAAAAGTATGTACAGACATCTGTACAATCCTGTGGAATTTCTGGGCCATATGAAAActcttcatttaatatttttgcagaATCAAGGAATGAGTTTAAAGGCTTCTGTGTGATTATAATTCCCCACCAGCCAGTTAtgcctttcaatttttttcctgtacttGCTTGTCCTTATTGATTTAAGCCTATGGGTGTCATGGTGCCACTAATAAtggttttcagttttatttgccTGATAAATGATAATGTCAGCCATTAGGTCACGTACTCACAGGCCATTTATAGATCTTCCCAAAGATTGCCTACTGAAAGTCCTTTATACTTTCATTTGGAGGTGCCTAATTgtcattaccaccatcatcaccatcaccaccatcaccaccactatccttctcctcctcctcataatCTTGGTACTGAATTGCATGACACAAGATTGTTACCTCTTTCTTATTCCCAGTTAGCTTCTTCATCTCTATGGTAAATTTTAAATCCTCCTAAGACTGAAGACCCTTACTCCCAAAGAGCATGTTTGGTGACTCTGCCTTCTTTTTCGACATAACAAATGTTAAGACCCTCCTAGTCATAGTCACAGTCTTGGTCTGCCTCTCCCTAGAatctgtgtggctctgtgtgaaCTTCATAGTTCACACGTAAATTCCTTCATTCAGCCTTCATCATTGGAGACTTGACTGGTTCCCTGAGATCCCCTTTTCAAGGATGGCTGAGTCCAAGGATTGAAGGTGCTCCATAACTTTGGAGATGAAATTTTTAAACCTTGATAAAAGGGGGTTGTCCTAAGGTAGTATTCTCTCTCCTCCATTAGATGAGATACCGAGTATAGGTGGAGTCAGTGCCTTACCAAGATAGCCTGTGGGTCTCTGACCCTAACTTCCTGTGGTTTGTGTAGTAGACTTTGTGGGCTTTTGCTTCCCTGGGTCAGAATGTGTCTGCCATCTTGATACTGTgtgcttgctcaggctgcttgcTTTGGGGCCTTCACctacagtgaataaataagtcTGATTTGTGTCTCCTCACAATGTTTCAACCTCCCAGCCATCTCTGACCCTTCTCATATCCTAGAATTAGGTTGTGGAACTCACATTGGAAGGAAACTGACTAGGAAGCTGCTCACAGGCTACAAAGTACTGCAACTGTAGTGGCTGGAAAGAGGTTACTTGAAATAAATGTTACATCAGAAATGATACAGGagaatttaataaattttaagtgaGGGTTGATCTGTGAGGACTGGCTCTAATAGGCTACAACCATGAATCACAAATAGGAGCCATAATCAGACACTTTCATTATGGtgaacaaataaatcatttaaagctggttgtggtggtactCACTAATAATGCCAGGATCAAGAGACAAGAGAAAGtatttctctgtgagttcaaaaccagcctggtgtATATAGCAAGATGCAGActgcctggactacaaaatgagactTTATCACACTGATAAAAAGGAtatccagaagcaggaagatattGCTGAGCTCTAAATCACTGCTGTATTTAGCCCTAGTCACATTTGCCCTGGCCTGACTCAGCACTCCAGACCTTTCCTGATGAAGGCTCTGTCTTTACAAAGACACTCCCACAGCATGGCTGCCCACTGCAGGGTTTCCACACACCTAATACATGTGTTGTTGATTCTATGTTGATTCAGGCCAAGATGGGCAGGAGAAACTGATGTCCTGATCCATCTCTCCTGGAGATAGGCACTTAATGGAGCCCCTATAAAACCCAGCCCATTAAGCACTGACATCCTAAGGCATATTCATGATGTACTAGAAGATTGTATTTCCTAAGGTTGAGGTAAGGAGGACCTCGTGTGACGTGTCGGGAAGCCACTCGATCTCTCTTCCTCCTACATAGTGGAATGAGAACAAAGCCAGTGGGTACCAACATGACAACAGCTCTTAGGAAAGCTGTTCTTCATCCATGCTCTCCAAAGGTTTTCTGTATTATCTGTTACTTGTGAGATGCTCAGAGAGCTAAgccactttctttctttgagtggctATTCCCTCCAGGTTCAAGTAGTCCTTCTTAGAGGTGTGTGTAGACAGCCCTGGATAGCAGAAGAAAGGTAAAGGAACTTATAAGGAAGTTCCAAGATTCCAGAGTCCCTGCATTAAGGTTGTATGACAGGGAAAATGGCTCTGGGAGAGGTCTCCTCAATGGAACTGTCTTCAGGTTGATCAAGCTGCTCCAGAGAGGGCACAGTAATGCAAAGTTGCTGTCCTTTTGTGGGCTTGTGTGATGCTAT
It encodes:
- the LOC127210169 gene encoding serpin B9-like, whose translation is MSTVSEANGTFAIQLLKMLCQHDPSKNVCFSPVSISSALAMVLLGAKGETAAQISQALCLNPVKDIHQGFESLLSHLNKPGRKYTLRIANRLFAERTLELLPAFKESCLQFYHSEMEQLSFVTAAEESRKHINTWVSKQTEGKIPELLSGDSVDRETRLILVNALYFKGKWNQAFDRGSTREMLFKINEKEERPVQMMYQEESFNLAKVKEIQAKLLEIPYEGMELSLLILLPKEGVDLSKVENNLTFEKLTAWTKPGFMTKTEIEVYLPKFRLQEKYDMESIFQQLGVVDVFQEGSADLSAMSPERGLRVSKCLHQSVVEVNEEGTEAAAGSAMEVGNRCLGPVFCADHPFLFFIRHNKTNSILFCGRFSSP